The genomic region gaaaaagaatgtatgaaaacaattccatttacaatagcctcaaacaaaatcaaatacctaggtgtaaacctaacaaaagatgtgaaagacctctacaaggaaaactatacacttctgaagaaagagattaaggaagactatagaaagtggagagatctcccatgctcatggattggtggaattaacatagtaaaaatgtcgatactcccaaaagtaatctacatgtttaatgcaattcccatcaaaattccaatgacattcattaaagagattgaaaaatctactgttaaatatatatggaaacacaagaggccacgaatagccaaggcaatactcagtcaaaagaacaatgcaggaggtatcacaatacctgacttcaaactatattgcaaagcaataacaataaaaacagcatggtactggcacaaaaacagacatgaagaccagtggaacagaatagaggacccagatatgaagccacacaactataaccaacttatctttgacaaagtagctaaaaatacacgatggagaatagcagcctcttcaacaaaaactgctgggaaaactggttagcagtctccaaaaaactgaaactagatccgtgcatatcaccctataccaagattaagtcaaaatggatcaaggatcttaatatcagaccccaaactcttaagttgatacaggaaagagtaggaaatactctggagttagtaggtataggtaagaactttctcaatgaaaccccagcagcacagcaactaagagatagcatagataaatgggacctcataaagataaaaagcttctgttcatcaaaagaaatggtctctaaactgaagagaacacccacagagtggcagaaaatatttgccaactatacatcaaaggactgataaccagaatatatagggaacttaaaaaactaaattctcccaaaactaatgaaccaataaagaaatgggcaagtgaacgaaacagaactttctcaaaagaagaaattcaaatggccagaaaacacatgaaaaaatgctcactatctctagcaataaaggaaatgcaaattaaaaccaggctaagattccacctcacccctgttagaatagccatcataaagaacaccaccaacaacaggtgttggtgaggatgcggggaaaaaggaaccctcttacactgttggtgggaatgtagactagtacaaccactctggaaaaaaatttggaggctacttaaaaagctagacatcgatctagcatttgatccagtaataccactcttggggatatacccaaaagactgtgacacaggttactccagaggcacctgtacacccatgtttattgcagtagtattcacaatagccaagttatggaaacagccaagatgccccaccactgatgaatggattaagaaaatgtggtatctatacacaatggaattctatgcagccatgaagaagaacgaaatgttatcattcgctggtaaatggatggaattggagaacatcattctgactgaggttagcctggtccaaaagaccaaaaatcgtatgttctccctcatatgtggacattagatcaaggggaaacacagcaaggggattggactttgagcacatgataaaagcgagagcacacaagtaaggggtgaggataggtaagacacctaaaaaattagctagcatttgttgcccttaatgcagagaaactaaagcagataccttaaagcaactgaggtcaataggaaaaggggaacaggtactagagaaaaggttagatcaaaaagaattaacctagaaggtaacacccacgcacaggaaatcaatgtgagtcaatgccctgtatagctatccttatctcaaccagcaaaaacccttgttccttcctattattgcttatactctctctacaacaaaattagaaataagggcaaaatagtttctgctgggtattgagggaggggagaggaagggggcggagtgggtggtaagggagggggtgggggcaggggggagaaatgaaccaagccttgtatgcacatatgaataaaaaaaaagctgttgaaaaatggagataggacACAAGACGTAAGAGAGAGTAAGGGTAGGGGTTGAACGGACCTAAGTAAAGTACACTTACAGCAGGGATACTTTGAAaatcccctttgaacatcaacttaaatattaataatgaaagataggactttAAAATAGATAGAGTGTGGAGGAGGGTACTacggggagggtgaaggaaggagattaagatgatggtatgtggttgatggatttcatatacctatatgaaacagaactaagaaaactcttgcaattgctttaggtggggtggggtggggcttgaggaggagatggggatgatctaacaaatgaacaaaataagcctAACTGAAATTATGAATCCCCCtatataatgaatacatcctaacaaaaaattttataataaaaaatgtactgaaaataaaaaaattaaataaagcatatatatatatctatcgatatatatctatatatatcgatatatatagatatatatctcaGACCTTGTCACTCGGATGCTTAAAACCCTCCTCTGGCTTCCTATCCCAACAGAAGAAAATCCCAACACTGCTGCACACCCAGGTGGTTTGACTGTGCCTTCTGCAAGCCTGAGACCTTGGCTATTTCATGTTGTGCCCTCTCCAGCTCACAGGGCTCCAAGCACTCAGGCTTGTTGCCCTTCCACAGATGCCTTCCTGCCCTACAGCCTCTGTGTGTGCAGCTTCCTCTCACATTCCCCCAAATCTGCTTCCCTAGAGCAGCTCTGAACAAGAGAAAGATAATATGTGCCTCAAAGAttatattaagtattttctagtacATTTAGAACATGTGAGCAGTACAACTCAGTGGTAGCAGGGAcatgaaaggccctgggttcaatctgagaacccaaagaaaaaggaattaagaggatggacatggtggtacatgcctgtaatttgaGCACTTAGGAGGCACAGGTAAGTGAATCAGGAGTTCAAGTCCACCGTGGGCTCACACACTGtcctaaacaaaaacaaaaaacaagcatgtAAGGATTTCAGCTTAATTCCCAGCACcctcaaaatgtgaaaaaatgtaaaatgaacttTTAACAATCAATATTATTTATGTTGATATATCAAAACTTATTTCGGTTTGTTGTCAACTTGAAAATATTAGCCATGCAATGTTTATAATCTTTTTTGCTCACTGCATTTTGTAAGTCACAATGTTAATTACTTAATATGTACTTACAAACATAGGTAACATTTTTAGCACACACATTTACCTATGAGCAGTGATAAAACACTAATTACAATAAGTATTGATCCTGCAATTTATACACTTATAGCAATTGTCAACTCAGATACTACCTTTTTCAATCACAAACACTTGTTCTACATTAAGATTTTGTCACAAAATTTATAGTTGAAAAGGTCAGTGTTCACACACAAggtgtttgaaaggaaaacttttctAACAGCTGAatcaaacattcatttttaaaatttaaatgaattgtaGTTCAGTACTAATTCATATTCAATTGAATATCAATGGAAATTGataaaaaactgaatttaaatCCACTGAAATGGAGTTTAAAAAATTCAGCTCTAAAGGTACGCTAGCAAATATCAAGGGTTCAGTTGCCAAGGGTGGCCAGGGGCTACTGTTTTGGACAGAGTATTTCCATGGCGACATAAAGATCTCTTGAACAATACACCTGTCAATCTTTATACAGAGTTGAGAGAGAGAATTATACAATGAGTAGACAGAGATCTCCTGGGATTTGAGCCTGGCTCCAAAGCCTCATGATGGAATGAAGGTTGCCTGGTTCCAATGTCTTTGCTTCCAAATGCTATACTACTTTAATTGTACTGTGCATGGTGGAAACTCCATGGATGATGGAAGTTATTTTATCAGGGCATATAAGCAGGCTCCTTAATCTCACGGATATtcggtcttatttttatttttttagcactTCTATAACAATCATCTGGATTAAACTAGATGATTTAATTGAGATCCTTTCTGAGAAATCTCAAATTCTTGGGTTCCTCCTTCATATTACAAGGAACCAAGGTTAGAAGTTCCAACACTTGTTGCAGAGAATGTAAAATGTTGGATAACATTCATAACCTTCTTgagcctcctccctttcctcatcCACATGACTGGAATAAATGACTGCTTACTCTTAATTTGTGAGGGTTAAATCAGATGAGATATGCAGAGGCCCTGGTCCATCACAAGTATTTTGAATGATGTTATATTCCTGCTCCACCATCCCACCACTGCTACACATAAAATTAGTTTTGGTGGGTTCTGTCCATGGTGATGGCTAATAACAAATCTCTGTGGTCTTTCTCTACCCTACTAGCACCATAGGGCTCTCAATTCACCTCCCTGAAGGCATCTGGAATCTTCTGGATGCCAATCATCCCAGCTGTCTCTGCAAGCAAGTTAGGGGTCATCAATTCCACAAAGTCCTCAAAGTCCACATGGCAAACCATTGAGGGCAGAAGAGAGGTGATTAGTGGGACACCATATAACCTGAACCTTCCATTTGCTCACTTTCCATCAGTTTGAGAGTAGGTCACTTTCCATCTCCCTGCTAAGAGTTTCCTTGGAGTTCCTCTCTCTACTCATCCAACTCAAGCCCCTCTGTTCCTTTAATCTGAACCAAAGGGACAGGGTGTGGAGTAACAACCACCTTCAGAACATCTCTTAGTTGGTTAACACCCATGCTTCCTCATCCGTACATCTGTAGAAAAGACAGATTGAATTTCATGTGCATCAGACTCTCTTCTGGTATGAATTCAATCATCCCTTGGTGggtattggttccaggaccccttcGAGGACATGAACATtttcagatgctcaagtccctttgATAGAATGGCACAGAATTTACACATAGCCTATGCAAGTCTCCCACATGCTTTCAGTCTTCTCCAGATTACTTATAATGCCTACTGCAATGTAAACACTCCGTAAATGGCTGCAATACTGTATTATTTAGTgtcaagaagaaaaaagtttgaaCATGTGCAGACCAGACACAATTTTCCCCTAATATTTTTCATCCACAGTTGGTTGATTCTGTAGATGTGGGACTGGCAGATAAAGAAGACTGACCATACTATAGTCACCTGGAACTCAATGTTGTTAACTAAGTTACATGCCCCAAAGCAAGGCTGTTAGCAGTTTAATTCCAGGTTAAATGTCAAATCAGCATTGGCTTCCATTTAAAAGTTCATGCTTCATGCAATACTATCACCAAATTAGATGTGACTCAATGATTGCTTTCCACACCAGCATAGCTTCAATCTTGTACTTCCCTGATAAATAAGCCTTACTGGTCAGAATAATAACCTACATTTAATACAAACTCATTAGAGGTTATGCTTTTGCCTATAAGGGCATCTCTACCTCTTTTCTCTGTAAGAGTGATATTATCCTCACATGAAGGGTAAGAACACAGGCACAAGAGAAGGTTATAACTCCACTTTTCAAAATGATCTCGATGAACAAATAtaggaactggggcttgaacccagatCTCTCTCTCTACAAGACACGCTTCAAACCACTTCAAACACTGCCTCCCTAAAGGCAATACAGACTTCTATTCCTCTTTCTCACCTCTCTAATCCCATACCTAATCTCAACATCCACCTCCTTCCCAATTCCACCTTTAGTGCTTCCTTAACCCCAGTCGCTCCTCTCAGCCCCTGGTCTCACAGTTCATGCGGATTTGCTGACCCAGTTCAGTCAGCTCCATCTCTGTGGGCATGTAACCCATGGTCCTCATGATATTCCCCAAGTCCTTGTAAGAGATGAGCCCATCACAGTCCTTGTCAAACTCAAGAAATGATGCCCAGAGCTCTGGAAGTCAAGAGAGAAGAACCTTGGGGCAACTTGTAGCAGTCAGTGTGGAAGAGAGATATCCCTTGAAACTATCAATGAAGCACTGACTAGACATTCTTCAgagaataatacattttaaaaagccaagcATTTCAAAAAGGCGTGATGTATAAGATGTGGTAGCAAGAGGAATGACAACTGAGACTGCTAAATAGAATATGGAAATCTTTAAATTTCTTGGGTGAAATTATGAGGAACCTGGTAACCACCAAGggagaaaatccaacaattttaGATTCTTCCTAAAATACATGTGTATCCCCTGACTTTCTGAAACATATAGGGATGGGCATGTTTTCTAAAAACATGATGAGGGCAGTAGTTAAAACTGCACGAGAACAAGTACCACAAAATTGTGGTTGTGTGAGAAGAGAAAGGATGTGAAATTTTCCCATGAAGGAATTTTCAGACAGGCACAAAGAGATGGAGAACAGGGTAAGTGTGTAGATGGCTATGGGAGGGAACTTGGAAAAGGAGTTACCTTCAATTTCATCTTGTCCCAGGGGTCTTTCCTGGAAAGGAATACATGGGAGAAAGAATTGGAGTCAGGAATCCAACACCCACTTCTTCAAACATGTCCCCTGTTACCCCAAGTCTCTCCACAcctttgtctgtttctttctgcTCTTCCTCCATCCTTCATCTCCCTCATTGTATTGCATagttccttgccttcttcttcatGCCCTCTCATTTCCTCTTTCCCACCCTTGAATTTTGTTTGgaagtactgggctttgaactcagcgCTCTCTGCTTGCTAAACAtgaactctatcacttgacccattAACAGCCCttgtttgctttggttgtttttcagattcCTTGAAATCTCCACTTCTCCAGTAGCTGAAAttaaaggtatgagccactgtgcctggctcccatccttgaattttgatctttcccACCTGCCTTTCCAAGACAGACACTCCTCATGTTCTGAGAGGGGTCTGAAACACCACACAGTCCAGTCTTCCCCTGCAAATGGAGAAAGTGTGACTTAATATCACAAGTAATCTGCTCAGAGGGCTGACTCTGTGCTGAGCTGTGTTTAAACCTCAGAACTGCTCTGTGAAGTAAATATTTCCACCTTACCCATGAGGAAGGCAAAGAAGAGAGGTGGAGGAACTTACTAAAGGTTCGTAAGTGGATGATCGTCTTCTGGGGGGTGTGGACTAATACTCACTTGAAGTCATGCAACAGGACAGGCGCAGGACTAGGGCTAGAATTCAGGGCTCCTGACTTCCTGGTCAGAATTCTTTCACAAAGCACCATTGGCTCTTTCCCCAGCCACCTCCATTCTTCCTCCCAAAGGTTAGAACTCCTTTGTGTAAGGATCACTGTGCAATGATATTTAAGCAGGGTGCTCGGTGCCAGCAAGACCACTTCCTAAAACCTCTGAAAATTTCTAGTCATTGTTACCTTGCCTACTCATGGACACATCAGAACATACTGAGCTTTGATACCTGGCACAGGACCTGGGAAGTTCTACTAACCCttaccttcctttttttgtgtgtgcgttGTTTGACCACAGCCtcatgttgctaggcaggcactttaccacttgagccacatctccaaccctttGTGCTTTacttttcatgtagggtcttcCCACCAAACCCaaattattgattgagatggggccttgttaattttcccaggctggtctgaaactgACACCCTCTAGGTTTCTttttcctgaatagctggaattatagataagAGCCATTGCACCTGTCCTAGCCTGGACCTCCTTTGCCCTCCTACCTCCCATTGTCCTTGGAGCATTTCTCCAgcttctctttcttattattttcccaTGCAATCCtgtccccttcctttcctttgtggTGGTCTTAAAGCCTGACTAACACATGCCCACAAGAATCTAAAAGACTTCTCCTAGCTATTTCCTAGCTTAAACAAAGGACTTCAGGAATCAGTTTCCTCACTGGTGAAATGGGAATGAAACTCACAAGTTTTTCTATGGATTAAATGGCATTAGACATGTAAAGCCCATTGCACAGGTCTGGGCAAGACTTAGTGAATAGCAGGTATTGTTATCATCATCTCCACTCTGAGGGTCCACATGAAAGAATGATCTCAATAGTGAGACCATTCCAGTTCCCCTTTAATTGTTGTCCTGCTTCCCACTACCTCTCCTTTGCTAATGACTTTCTGATTTCATTCTCACCTAGGTACCTTGTTGGCCCTCAGGACCCTCCATGTTCCCTGGGCTCTTCTGCCTTCTCAGTTCATGTTTCCTGCACTCATTCCCCTTTTCCCTTGCACCAGCATGCCCCCTGCTTTTCCCCATGTTGTAGCTCCCCTCACCCTGCACAGCATCGTCCCCCCTCACCCGTTGCTTCTTAGCGATGCCCCTCCTCAGAGAGATGCAGGCAGGGCCCATGGGAAACTGCATGGAGGGCAGGTACAGCTCAGGCAGCCTTGGTGTCAAAATGGCCCCTCGATCTTGCTCTCTGAAGGCAGCCCAGTCTCCTGATGATCTCAATCCTTTACCAACTCTTCCTGCCCCTCTTGGCCTCTCTCTCAGTTCCTGTGTCATATGGCTGTGACAGCTGGGTGGGAAATCTCTTCCCTGGGCAGGAAGGGATCAGAGCTGTTCCTGCTTCCAGCAGCTGGCTGGAGTGAGATGGGAGGATTGATCCAGTCTGGGACTGAGACGCTTTTATCCCCAGAATGGAATTTGAGAGGTTTGAAATGGGAATTAGAGTAGAGACAGCAAGTTTCCATTCATTTCATGCTCCAAAGAGCATTTTGAGTGTTCACTCAAGCCTGGCAATGAAAGATGGAGTGGACATCGTTTCTGGCCTCAAAAGAGTTTTTCCAACTAAGTCAGTAATATGTGACAATGAGCAGGATGTAAGAATTGCCTGAtaaggtcaggcatggtggctcaggcctgtaattccagctacttgggaggaagataacaggaggattgcagtaaaGGACAGCCCAGGAAAGACCtcgagagactccatctcaataagtGGGTTTGGTGGTATGTACCCATCATTCAGTTACGAGCAAAGTGCACACAGGAGGATCTAGGTCCAAcgtgagaccctgtccaaaaatacctaaagcaaaaaaatgttgaagtgtggctcaagtggtagaatgcctgcctaacaagtggaaGTCCCTGAGCTCAAATTTCAGTACctacagccaaaaaagaaaaaaatgagagctgtCTGAAATCAAGGCTTCTGGAAGTGAATGGGGgaattctcttcctctgctcattcagagaaagaaagaggtggGAGAGGTGCAGAGGGTGAGAAAGTCATAGTGGTATCAGAGCCTAAACGGGTAATGGAGGCACTCACATGGTAGGGGGAAGGCAGGGTTCCCTTGGGGAAGTGGGGTGAAAGAGTTGCTGTGGAAAGATAGCATGGCAAAGAGGGTGATATGGTCTGCATGTAGTTTGAGTGTGCCCCCACTCAGAAATCTTGTGTTGGGAGCTTTCATCTCAGTATGAGGTAGATTTCAGTGGGATGTCATTGGAGTGCTGTCCTAGGAAGGCATTCATGTAGTCCTGATGGTACCCTCAGTTAGTTCCTGAGAAAGTGAATTGTCATAAAAGAGTGAGCCTGACCCCTTCCCAGGCcatggcttcctgtctcaccttGTAATCTCTCTGCATGTGTTCCCACCGTGATCCTATCCACCATGGGATGTAGCCAAGGAGGCCTTCACCAAAGCCCAGCTAATGCCAATGCCAGGCCCATGAGCCCCCAAGACTCTGAGCTATATAAAAATCTCTTCTTTATCCAGTACCCAGTCTTGGACACTTTGTTGTAGCAATGGAAAACAGATTGGTACATGGGGCCGGAGAAGGTGACAGTTAACCCATTGAAAAGCAACTTGGCTTGGAGTGCTGGAACACAAGGTGAGTGATGACAGTGTCTATGAGCAGGCAGGGTCCAGGGTGGGGATTTGTATTTAAGTGTGCCAGGAAGGAATTCACATGTGGGGATATCATAACCCAGAAGAATGTCTATTTGTGGAGGCAATGAGGTGCAGGGGTTGAAGTCAGATTAGGATAGAAAGGCATCCCCACAGGGGTGGGAAGGCAACAGAGAAGACAGATTGGTTACAATTGGAAATTCTATTAAGAATAAAGGGAGCCAGGTCTTCTGCTGTTGGACAAGAGAGTGTCTAATATAGAAAGGGGGACAGGCAGAAGAGGAGGCCTGTGGTGTTGGATGGATCTGGAGGCACTGGTGTGTACTCATTGATTTCAATATGGAGAATGGGAGATAAAAATACACATAGTCTCAGTGTGGGCAGGAAATTTGTACATATTCTTTAGCTCTCTCCACTCAGAGGACAGAGAAGTTCACCCCAATACTACTGATCACCtctggatttgtgtgtgtgtgtgtgtgatattgacAACTGCAcccagagcttcatacttgctacgcaagacctctaccacttgatttgTATCTCCggtccttttgtgtttttttttttcttcttcttttttacttttgagacagATTTTCACTAACTTTCCCAGATTGGATTTGAACTCAttgttctcctgcctctgcctcctgagcagatgGGATTTCGATAGGCACCATCACCCCCAATGAGAGTCTCAATCTTTACTTCTCAATACTAATCTCCAATAAAAGGAACCAAGGATTCTAGGAAGATAACTGATTCCATGTCTGGAGCAGGAAATAAACAAGGGGAGCCTGAGACATCTTGTGCTATAAAGCGAGGGACTGCTCAGAGTCATAGACATGCAGAAACAACACAGAACTCAGCTCAAAGAAATT from Castor canadensis chromosome 16, mCasCan1.hap1v2, whole genome shotgun sequence harbors:
- the LOC109697578 gene encoding calcium-binding protein 5-like, giving the protein MTQELRERPRGAGRVGKGLRSSGDWAAFREQDRGAILTPRLPELYLPSMQFPMGPACISLRRGIAKKQRERPLGQDEIEELWASFLEFDKDCDGLISYKDLGNIMRTMGYMPTEMELTELGQQIRMNLVCHVDFEDFVELMTPNLLAETAGMIGIQKIPDAFREVN